The nucleotide window GTTCGCCCCATTGTTTGACACGGTTCAATGATGCATGATTTGAACAATGCATTAAGAGCTGAAAATATGGTGataaaaggtttggaatattggATGGCGGTGGTTGTATTATTATGGTTTGGGACTACATTATATCATATTTACCACTTACCAGGAACACTAAATCCCTCGGTACCCTGAACTAGGACGCACATCCCCAAATGGGATACACTAGCGGCCTGGGACGCTCGggaacatgatctgggaccccCATTTAAATAATTGACTCAAAACTGCAAGGAAAACCAAAAGCATCACTGATTTTACAGTGTTTTTAACAATTTTGAATATGGTTCATCAGATGGACATATGTACCTGGTTTGGGAGTCTGTCTCCCTCCCCTAGCTCGATCTGTCGCAGTTGCAGATATATGAGGAAGGAGGTGGTGATAAAATAAAACCCTAGATTTATCGTTAATATGGGCTGTTTTTTTATTAAAGTTTATTTGGCCCTTTTCTTGCTGGATTATAACTCATCAAATGGACTCGTCTGGTCCATTTAGTTACTGGCTCATTGGCTCCATGGAATGATTTAGTCAAAGTTAATGGTGTAGACAAAATTAATGGTTTTATTTCTAAAATGGCTATGAATATCCATATTTCAAGGGTAAAAAAATAATCAtcgtctatatatatacatcaagaataagaaaacatataatTCAATATTTAGTGGTGACCCCGAATAACTCTTCAAACCGTACCGCGTTCCAAACTAGCGTACCAATTAATCCTACCCCCAATTTaccacaaattaatcaagtCCTGTATCCTGTACCGagttcctggtaactatgcattACAGTATGTGTACAtcacatatttgttttttttttttttgtgtgtgtgctgGTTCATGTCTTATTATTGTGAGGTTGCAACTTGCAAATGCAAGAGTAGTGATGGTTGGTATCTAAATTTGGTTGAATGGACTTTATTTTGACTCCCCCTTCATAACACTAGACAGGAGATCTAAATATTAGCtgaagtttattttattttctttctctttttcaaaaggaaaaaaaacttggaaagcagttttcttttttcagttGAAGCTTGTACATAATTCCTGTGATTACGGGGAACAAAAGAGCTTTCTTTGGCCAATTAGTAGCTATTCCTTTATAATAATTTGTAGTGTCAGGGATGTGCTTatgaagtttggttttgatgggAGTTATGATTTTGTGTTGATGTGCTCTTAACTGATTTAGGGGGTCTTGAGGAATGCAGAGCGCAATTTACTGTACTTGAGCAAATCTATATGCCAAACAGCATTTTGTTTCAATGCATTAGCAACTGTTCGATTGTGGGATAGGATTAGAAACAAAATTATTAGATCTAAAGCTAGAGAACTGCCAAGtgagaatttaaaaaaagaagaagaagaccatttaagatggtatgggcCTGTGCGATGTAGAGAGTGGAATGGCAGCAAGCATAATTGAGAAAATTCAAGCAGGAGATTGTAAAAGGAGGAGGGATACCAAAAAAAGGCATGGATAGAGTATAAAGGATATGGGCTCTATAAGACTGACGGAGAGAATATTGCActaccaaaagaaaaggaaagaagattaGTGAACGTTTTTCATATAaatggaaggaaaatatttggaTTCAAATTGATTTCTCTTATGGATTCGTGTATCCGACCCGAATGAttatgatggtgatggtgatgacgATGAACAAGTTTTTGATTGTGGGTTGATTCTGCTAGATAAGGAGACTTCTTTATCTAATTCTTGTAATTCGTGTGTTAGAAAGAACTTTGAGTTGCTACGTTTTCCCGGTGCAGCCAGTACGAGACTTTCTGTGTTTTGTAATTTGTTCAATGCTTTGGTGTCAAAGTCACCATGAGTATTTAAGTAGCTAATTTCCATCTGCTTCCCCGTGTAGATGAGTGGCTCCAGAATGAAGGTTGCAGGGAGGTTTAAACCTTGTGTTCATATGGGCTGTTTTGATCTTGAAGTTTTTGTGGAGCTGAACCAGCGATCTAGGAAGGCAAGCTACTGAAGGTTTATCAATTGTGCTCTATAATTTTATTTGTGTCTTCTGACAAAACATTGCTCTGGCTACAGTGGCAGTGCCCCATTTGTCTAAAGAATTATTCGTTGGAATATATCATCGTCGATCCATATTTCAATCGCATCACGTCTAAGGTAGATCTTCTTGTATGGCCTACTGATTTTCTTGACTTCTATGAACATTGCTTTATCTCATTGACTCATTAATTTTATCATGGTTCGTTTTGGTGGTATAGATGAGGCATTGTGGTGAAGATGTGACAGAGATTGAGGTGAAGCCTGATGGGTCTTGGCGTGCAAAGATGAGAAATGAAAGTGAACGTAGGGAGCTCGGGGAGCTTGCACAATGGCACACTCCTGATGGTGCAATCTGTGTCCCTACTGGTGAACTTAAAATAAATGTGGAAATTCCAAAGCTGATCAAACAAGAAGGTGCTTCAGAAGCTCATACTGGTTTGAAACTTGGAATCAGGAGGAATGGTAATGGTATTTGGGAAGTGAGCAAACCTGAAGATATGAATACATTCTCTTCTGGTAATAGATTGCAAGAAAGTTTTTTGAACCACGAGCAGAAAGTTATCCCAATGAGTAGCAGTGCCACTGGAAGTGGTCGGGATGGTGAGGATCCAAGTGTAAACCAGGATGGCGGAGAGAACATTGATTTTCCAAGCAATGGGATTGAGCTTGATTCTTTACCTCCGAATTTAGATTCTGCCTATGGGTTTACTGACAGAAACCCTTTGACGGCAGCAGGAGATGCAGAAGTTATTGTTCTTAGTGATTCTGAAGatgaaaatgacaaattaaCACCTTCTATAGCTGTCTATAATAATAATCAAACTGATGCTGGTGGGTCAAATTTTTCCGTACCCCCTCTGGGGATTCCTGATCCCTATTTGGAAGATCCTAGTCTTGGACCTGGTGCAAATTCTTGTATGGATCTTTACAATGCAAATGATGATGAATTTGGGATGCCACTCTGGCCTTTACCTCCAGGAACCCAATCAGGTCCCGGGTTTCAGTTATTTAGTTCAGAGGCAGATGGCTTGGTTGATTTGCAGCATGGTTCTATCAATTGTCCCCCGTTGATGAATGGCTACAGCTTGGCACCAGAGACTACCTTGGGGTCTGCTCCTTTAGTCCCAGATTCTTCTGTTGGTCGGACTGATACAGACATAAATGATGGCTTGGTTGATAATCCCTTGGCATTTGGGGGTGATGATCCATCTCTTCAAATTTTTCTTCCAACCAGACCTTCAGATGCTTCTATAAAGACTGACTTGAGAGGTCAACCTGATGTGTCAAATGGTATACGCACTGATGACTGGATCTCACTAAGACTTGGGGGTGGGACCTCCGGCGGTCACGGTGAGTCGACAACTGTAAATGGAGTGAATTCAAGACAGCAAA belongs to Tripterygium wilfordii isolate XIE 37 chromosome 2, ASM1340144v1, whole genome shotgun sequence and includes:
- the LOC119983353 gene encoding E3 SUMO-protein ligase SIZ1-like isoform X2, with protein sequence MEGGASIPDLFYCEICRLSRADPFWATVAHPLYPVKLTTTNIPTDGTNPVQSVEKTFHLTRADKDLLSKQEYDVQAWCMLLNDKVSFRMQWPQYADLQINSVPVRAINRPGSQLLGANGRDDGPIITPCTKDGINKIFLTGCDARIFCLGVRIVKRRTVQQILNLIPKESDGEHFEDALARVVRCVGGGTSGDDADSDSDVEVVADSFSVNLRCPMSGSRMKVAGRFKPCVHMGCFDLEVFVELNQRSRKWQCPICLKNYSLEYIIVDPYFNRITSKMRHCGEDVTEIEVKPDGSWRAKMRNESERRELGELAQWHTPDGAICVPTGELKINVEIPKLIKQEGASEAHTGLKLGIRRNGNGIWEVSKPEDMNTFSSGNRLQESFLNHEQKVIPMSSSATGSGRDGEDPSVNQDGGENIDFPSNGIELDSLPPNLDSAYGFTDRNPLTAAGDAEVIVLSDSEDENDKLTPSIAVYNNNQTDAGGSNFSVPPLGIPDPYLEDPSLGPGANSCMDLYNANDDEFGMPLWPLPPGTQSGPGFQLFSSEADGLVDLQHGSINCPPLMNGYSLAPETTLGSAPLVPDSSVGRTDTDINDGLVDNPLAFGGDDPSLQIFLPTRPSDASIKTDLRGQPDVSNGIRTDDWISLRLGGGTSGGHGESTTVNGVNSRQQMPSREGAMDSLAETASLLLGMNDGRNEKASRQRSDSPFSFPRQKRSVRQRLYLSIDSDSE
- the LOC119983353 gene encoding E3 SUMO-protein ligase SIZ1-like isoform X1, whose translation is MDLVAGCKEKLTYFRIKELKDVLTQLGLSKQGKKQDLIDRILASLSDEQVSKMWPKKGSAGKEAAAKLIDDIYRKMQVSGANDLASKIPGASDSSNVKVKGEVEDPYQSDTKVRCPCGSSLETESMIKCEDPRCHVWQHVGCVIIPEKPMEGGASIPDLFYCEICRLSRADPFWATVAHPLYPVKLTTTNIPTDGTNPVQSVEKTFHLTRADKDLLSKQEYDVQAWCMLLNDKVSFRMQWPQYADLQINSVPVRAINRPGSQLLGANGRDDGPIITPCTKDGINKIFLTGCDARIFCLGVRIVKRRTVQQILNLIPKESDGEHFEDALARVVRCVGGGTSGDDADSDSDVEVVADSFSVNLRCPMSGSRMKVAGRFKPCVHMGCFDLEVFVELNQRSRKWQCPICLKNYSLEYIIVDPYFNRITSKMRHCGEDVTEIEVKPDGSWRAKMRNESERRELGELAQWHTPDGAICVPTGELKINVEIPKLIKQEGASEAHTGLKLGIRRNGNGIWEVSKPEDMNTFSSGNRLQESFLNHEQKVIPMSSSATGSGRDGEDPSVNQDGGENIDFPSNGIELDSLPPNLDSAYGFTDRNPLTAAGDAEVIVLSDSEDENDKLTPSIAVYNNNQTDAGGSNFSVPPLGIPDPYLEDPSLGPGANSCMDLYNANDDEFGMPLWPLPPGTQSGPGFQLFSSEADGLVDLQHGSINCPPLMNGYSLAPETTLGSAPLVPDSSVGRTDTDINDGLVDNPLAFGGDDPSLQIFLPTRPSDASIKTDLRGQPDVSNGIRTDDWISLRLGGGTSGGHGESTTVNGVNSRQQMPSREGAMDSLAETASLLLGMNDGRNEKASRQRSDSPFSFPRQKRSVRQRLYLSIDSDSE